A single Candidatus Hydrogenedentota bacterium DNA region contains:
- the uvrC gene encoding excinuclease ABC subunit UvrC, which yields MAGPPEVTQHERLDLTSPNRERTPEEFLAQFETARVPTSPGCYLMRDAEDRVLYVGKAANLRARVRSYINESDSRYTVKFLMRRVAHIDFLVTSNAKEALLLENSLIKEHKPRYNVRLKDDKSYVSVRVNVQHAYPRVTVTRNLRKDGSRYFGPYASASAVRDTMKQVQRIFPLRLCSDSVLTSRARPCLYYQMKQCSAPCVNLIDKESYREIVGQVLMMLEGRSAEVEKLMVERIQQHAEALEFEKAAQLRDRLFALRQTLERQRAVRVEGSADQDVWGFHTQGRYVELQALYFRGGKMNGGRSFSFNQRETPIEEVLSSFLYQYYSEMPEPPAEILIPLPLEDVDALTEVLSERRGSKVLVHWPQRGEKTALTDLASRNAAISFEEKRLADQANRDLLAQVKDKLSLRKEPNRIECFDISTIQGTMAVGSMVVFEGGTAAKNRYRHFAVKQVEGQDDFAMMREILLRRFKRAIEESDLPDLVLIDGGKGQLGVATTVLKDLGIEDLDAVGIAKSRALEDGGHSPERFFLPGRSNPVILPQNSPVVLYLARIRDEAHRFAITYHRKRRGKSTLATLLTNIPGVGPKKAKVLLNRLGSLAKVQSASVEDIAALPGFNAKLAESILTYLAAVRPQGESS from the coding sequence ATGGCTGGCCCGCCGGAAGTCACCCAGCACGAGCGGCTCGATCTGACCTCGCCCAACCGGGAGCGGACCCCGGAAGAGTTCCTCGCCCAGTTCGAAACGGCGCGCGTACCCACGTCCCCGGGGTGCTATCTCATGCGCGATGCCGAGGACCGCGTTTTGTATGTGGGCAAGGCGGCCAACCTGCGCGCGCGGGTTCGCTCGTATATCAACGAGAGCGACAGCCGTTACACCGTGAAGTTCCTGATGCGGCGCGTGGCGCACATCGATTTCCTCGTGACCAGCAACGCGAAAGAGGCGCTCCTGCTCGAGAACAGTCTTATTAAGGAGCACAAGCCTCGCTACAACGTCCGCTTGAAAGACGACAAGAGTTACGTAAGCGTGCGCGTCAACGTGCAGCACGCGTACCCCCGCGTGACCGTCACGCGGAACTTGCGTAAGGACGGATCGCGCTACTTCGGGCCCTATGCCAGCGCTTCCGCGGTGCGCGATACCATGAAGCAGGTGCAACGAATCTTCCCATTGCGCTTGTGTTCCGACAGCGTGCTTACGAGCCGCGCGCGGCCATGTCTGTATTACCAGATGAAGCAATGCAGCGCGCCGTGCGTGAATCTCATCGACAAGGAAAGCTACCGGGAAATCGTCGGCCAGGTTCTCATGATGCTGGAAGGCCGCAGCGCCGAAGTCGAGAAACTGATGGTGGAGCGGATACAGCAGCACGCCGAAGCGCTCGAGTTTGAGAAGGCGGCGCAACTCCGCGATCGACTATTCGCGTTGCGGCAAACCCTGGAGCGGCAACGCGCCGTGCGTGTCGAGGGCAGTGCCGACCAAGATGTGTGGGGATTCCACACGCAGGGGCGGTACGTCGAATTGCAGGCCCTGTATTTTCGCGGCGGGAAGATGAACGGTGGCCGTTCGTTCTCGTTTAATCAACGCGAGACGCCCATCGAAGAGGTCTTGAGCTCGTTTCTGTATCAGTACTATTCCGAGATGCCCGAACCGCCCGCGGAGATCCTGATTCCGCTTCCCTTGGAGGACGTGGATGCGTTGACGGAAGTCCTGTCCGAGCGGCGCGGATCCAAGGTGTTGGTGCATTGGCCACAGCGAGGCGAGAAGACCGCGCTAACCGATCTGGCCTCGCGCAACGCGGCGATCAGCTTCGAGGAGAAGCGGCTGGCCGATCAGGCGAACCGTGACCTCTTGGCGCAAGTGAAAGACAAGTTGAGTCTGAGAAAAGAGCCCAACCGTATTGAGTGCTTTGACATCTCGACGATTCAAGGCACGATGGCTGTCGGCTCCATGGTGGTGTTTGAGGGAGGCACGGCAGCGAAGAACCGGTATCGCCATTTTGCCGTGAAGCAGGTGGAAGGCCAAGACGACTTTGCGATGATGCGCGAGATTCTGCTTCGCCGCTTCAAGCGCGCTATCGAGGAAAGCGATTTGCCGGACCTGGTGCTTATTGACGGCGGCAAGGGGCAGCTTGGCGTCGCGACGACGGTGTTGAAAGACCTGGGCATCGAGGATCTCGACGCGGTGGGCATTGCCAAGTCACGCGCGCTGGAAGACGGCGGTCATTCGCCGGAACGCTTCTTTTTGCCGGGGCGCTCCAATCCTGTAATTCTGCCCCAGAACTCGCCGGTTGTGTTGTACCTGGCGCGAATCCGCGACGAGGCGCACCGGTTCGCGATTACGTATCATCGCAAACGCCGGGGCAAATCCACGCTGGCCACGTTGCTGACGAATATCCCCGGGGTGGGTCCAAAGAAGGCCAAGGTTTTGTTGAACCGGCTGGGCTCCTTGGCTAAAGTCCAAAGCGCCAGCGTAGAGGACATTGCAGCCCTCCCGGGATTCAACGCGAAGCTGGCGGAGTCGATTTTGACGTATCTTGCGGCGGTGCGGCCGCAGGGAGAGTCTTCATGA
- a CDS encoding sugar phosphate isomerase/epimerase, which translates to MIETTRRQFLTTVAAAGAAMAFTKPAAAQTTLLPVCVFSKHLHFIEDYSELGKTAKAIGVDGLDLTVRAGGHVEPGTVAADLPRAVEAIRAEGVDVNMITTGLKSGHDPDAKPILEAASKLGIRYARIGNHKYTENGDILKELDAFTGEVKRLGEVLAACNMVGGYHNHSGAYNVGGPLWDLHRMITSIGMDCIGSNFDVGHAMAEGAAGAWRANTQLMAPHVKMMSIKDFDWENSEPKWGPLGKGCVQTVDMLKIVRAAGFAGPLSLHFEYKVSSRDAILEEMRAAAITLRGYLAEAGYA; encoded by the coding sequence ATGATCGAGACGACACGCCGTCAGTTCTTGACCACGGTAGCGGCGGCCGGCGCCGCGATGGCTTTCACGAAGCCGGCGGCGGCCCAGACGACGTTGCTGCCGGTGTGTGTGTTTTCAAAGCACCTGCACTTTATCGAGGACTACTCGGAACTCGGGAAGACGGCCAAGGCCATCGGCGTGGATGGGTTGGACCTGACCGTGCGTGCGGGTGGCCATGTTGAACCCGGCACGGTGGCAGCGGATCTCCCGCGCGCCGTGGAGGCGATTCGCGCGGAAGGCGTGGACGTTAACATGATTACAACCGGTCTGAAAAGCGGACACGATCCGGATGCTAAACCGATTCTGGAAGCGGCGTCCAAACTTGGAATCCGCTATGCGCGCATCGGCAACCACAAATACACCGAGAACGGCGATATCCTTAAAGAACTGGATGCATTTACAGGCGAAGTGAAGCGTCTCGGAGAAGTGCTGGCCGCGTGCAACATGGTCGGCGGCTATCACAACCATTCGGGTGCGTACAACGTGGGCGGTCCGCTGTGGGATCTTCATCGCATGATTACGTCCATCGGCATGGACTGCATCGGATCGAATTTCGATGTGGGTCACGCCATGGCGGAGGGCGCGGCCGGAGCGTGGCGCGCGAACACGCAACTGATGGCGCCCCACGTGAAGATGATGTCGATCAAGGATTTCGATTGGGAAAACAGCGAGCCGAAATGGGGCCCATTGGGCAAGGGCTGCGTGCAAACCGTGGATATGCTCAAGATCGTGCGCGCGGCCGGATTCGCAGGACCCTTATCGTTGCACTTCGAATACAAAGTGTCGTCGCGCGACGCCATTTTGGAGGAAATGCGCGCGGCGGCTATCACCTTGCGGGGCTATCTCGCCGAAGCCGGATACGCATAA
- a CDS encoding DNA photolyase family protein, producing the protein MTKAAVASNASIVWFRHDLRLEDNPALHAAIGRGGPVVPVFIWAPEEEGAWPQGAASRYWLHQSLASLDASLRKLGSQLIMRRGPSLDTLRSLVRETGATAVYWNRRYEPAAIARDAAVKSALRDDGLTVDSFNSTLLVEPWEIATKQDKPYQVFTPYWRTCLAQLSLPDAIRAPKKLAVPAVLPRSLALDALQLEPSVDWAGGIRAAWTPGESGARAQVKRFLDDALANYSEGRDRPDQTGTSRLSPHLHFGEIGPRQVLRALMQSGVWDTRSGTVSGSDKFVSELGWREFSYHLLYHFPHTAERPLNTAFERFPWRDDPEGLAAWQRGRTGYPIVDAGMRELWTTGWMHNRVRMIVASFLTKDLMIPWQAGAVWFWDTLVDADLASNTQGWQWTSGCGADAAPYFRVFNPVGQGERFDPEGAYVRRWVPELSGMPAKWIHKPWEAPASVLAEAGVTLGSKYPAPVVDHGVVRLRALAGYETIRRGGKG; encoded by the coding sequence ATGACCAAGGCTGCCGTTGCATCGAACGCCAGCATCGTATGGTTTCGGCACGACCTCCGTCTCGAAGACAACCCCGCGTTGCATGCCGCCATAGGTCGCGGCGGGCCTGTCGTTCCCGTGTTCATCTGGGCGCCCGAAGAAGAAGGCGCGTGGCCCCAGGGCGCGGCCAGCCGCTACTGGTTACACCAATCGCTCGCTTCGCTCGACGCCTCGCTCCGCAAACTTGGCTCGCAACTGATCATGCGGCGCGGGCCATCCCTCGACACGCTGCGCTCCCTCGTCCGCGAAACCGGTGCGACTGCCGTCTACTGGAACCGCCGCTACGAGCCCGCGGCCATCGCTCGCGACGCCGCCGTGAAGTCGGCCTTGCGCGATGACGGTTTGACCGTCGACAGCTTCAACTCCACTCTCTTGGTCGAGCCTTGGGAAATCGCCACGAAGCAGGACAAGCCCTATCAAGTGTTCACGCCGTACTGGAGGACGTGCCTCGCGCAGCTCTCTCTGCCGGACGCTATCCGCGCGCCGAAGAAACTGGCCGTGCCCGCCGTCTTGCCAAGGTCCCTCGCTCTCGACGCGCTCCAACTGGAACCGTCCGTCGATTGGGCCGGTGGCATTCGTGCCGCGTGGACGCCCGGCGAATCGGGTGCGCGTGCGCAAGTAAAACGTTTCCTGGATGACGCCCTCGCAAACTACTCCGAGGGCCGCGACCGTCCCGATCAGACCGGCACCTCGCGTCTATCGCCCCATCTGCACTTCGGCGAGATCGGTCCCCGTCAGGTACTGCGCGCATTGATGCAGAGCGGCGTGTGGGATACGCGTTCCGGCACTGTGTCAGGCTCCGACAAGTTCGTCAGCGAACTCGGCTGGCGCGAATTCTCCTACCACCTGCTCTACCACTTCCCGCACACGGCCGAGCGCCCACTGAACACCGCCTTCGAGCGTTTCCCCTGGCGCGATGACCCCGAAGGTCTCGCCGCGTGGCAACGCGGACGCACCGGCTACCCGATCGTCGACGCGGGCATGCGCGAACTGTGGACCACCGGCTGGATGCACAACCGCGTCCGCATGATTGTTGCATCGTTTCTCACGAAAGATCTCATGATTCCCTGGCAGGCGGGCGCCGTCTGGTTTTGGGATACCCTCGTCGATGCCGACCTCGCCTCCAACACCCAGGGCTGGCAGTGGACTTCCGGCTGCGGCGCCGATGCCGCCCCCTACTTCCGCGTCTTCAATCCCGTTGGACAAGGCGAGCGCTTTGACCCGGAGGGCGCGTACGTTCGGCGGTGGGTTCCTGAGCTAAGCGGAATGCCTGCGAAGTGGATTCACAAACCCTGGGAGGCGCCCGCAAGTGTTCTCGCGGAAGCCGGTGTTACCTTGGGTTCAAAGTACCCCGCGCCGGTGGTTGATCATGGGGTAGTGCGTTTGAGGGCTTTGGCGGGGTATGAGACCATCCGGCGCGGAGGGAAGGGGTAA
- a CDS encoding MotA/TolQ/ExbB proton channel family protein, with product MDLFKFAVQHDWAVLLPIAVCSMLALGVTIERTWYYIYNKRVLGDVGEFIYELEQELDKGIESARAFASRKGGVVGQVAEEGARIAAQHPDRFETMFDVASSLATRKLDQNLSILGTIATISPYLGLFGTVVRILYTFGELAKTTGNSTQDIMFGIGSALIATAFGLGVAIFAVTVNNYFHTAVDRFSNDFDLIKLVYLGALGVVPKSADRRKGRFSTSDEIRI from the coding sequence GTGGATCTTTTTAAGTTCGCCGTTCAACACGATTGGGCCGTGCTTCTGCCCATCGCGGTATGCTCCATGCTCGCGCTCGGCGTCACCATCGAGCGGACCTGGTACTACATTTACAACAAACGCGTCCTGGGTGACGTGGGCGAGTTCATTTACGAATTGGAGCAGGAACTCGACAAGGGCATCGAGAGCGCCCGCGCGTTCGCCTCGCGAAAAGGGGGCGTCGTCGGTCAGGTCGCCGAAGAAGGCGCGCGAATCGCCGCGCAGCATCCCGACCGTTTCGAGACCATGTTTGACGTAGCCTCATCCCTTGCGACGCGCAAACTGGACCAGAACCTCTCCATCCTCGGGACCATCGCGACTATTTCTCCGTACCTCGGCCTCTTCGGAACCGTCGTACGCATTCTCTACACCTTCGGAGAGTTGGCCAAGACAACCGGTAACAGCACCCAAGACATCATGTTCGGTATTGGCTCGGCGCTTATCGCCACGGCCTTCGGCCTTGGCGTCGCCATTTTCGCGGTGACCGTTAACAACTACTTCCACACGGCGGTTGACCGGTTTTCAAACGACTTCGATCTCATCAAGCTCGTGTATCTTGGGGCGTTGGGCGTGGTCCCGAAGTCGGCCGATCGCCGAAAAGGCCGATTCTCCACCAGCGACGAAATCCGAATCTAA
- a CDS encoding prolyl oligopeptidase family serine peptidase has product MTTKHYLCRVIFAVAVLAAWGVAEEPCCGCGPDGTQDSGAIYRICMPPEGEWNGGLIVYAHGYMAFNEPFGIPEDQLEFDGGISVPEIITGLGYAFAVTSYSVNGLAVKEGLADVVDLVDVFTEQYGAPSPVYIVGVSEGGLVTALAVENYPDVFDGGVCACGPIGDFTIQMRWFGDFRVALDYYFPGLLPGSVENVPAWLIDSWGSYYEDTVRPALFDPNNARKLRQLVALTHTPFDMLDYRASLENSLKDLLWYNVFATNDATAKLGGLPFDNQSRRYGGVPGTFRLNREIARYSASDSALDEIAAHYQTSGRLERPLVSIHTLWDPQVPYTHMAAYRAKTLRTGSASQYTHIPVVRYDHCEFKESEVLLAFALLVLRVEGTDAVISLALDSKLSSVQEKSGFRALAKQYGLPLEPAR; this is encoded by the coding sequence ATGACCACGAAGCACTATTTGTGTCGTGTAATCTTTGCCGTTGCAGTCCTGGCGGCGTGGGGTGTTGCCGAGGAACCGTGCTGCGGTTGCGGCCCGGACGGGACGCAGGATAGCGGGGCCATTTACCGCATCTGCATGCCGCCCGAGGGGGAATGGAACGGCGGGCTGATCGTCTACGCGCACGGGTACATGGCCTTCAACGAACCGTTTGGAATCCCCGAAGATCAACTCGAATTCGATGGGGGCATCTCCGTGCCCGAAATCATCACCGGGTTGGGGTATGCGTTCGCGGTGACGAGCTACAGCGTGAACGGGCTTGCGGTGAAGGAAGGCCTAGCTGACGTTGTCGATCTCGTGGACGTGTTCACGGAGCAGTACGGTGCGCCGAGTCCGGTATACATCGTGGGCGTGTCCGAGGGCGGGCTGGTGACGGCGCTCGCGGTCGAGAACTATCCCGACGTGTTCGACGGCGGTGTGTGCGCGTGCGGACCCATTGGCGACTTCACGATTCAGATGCGTTGGTTCGGTGATTTCCGCGTCGCGCTGGATTACTACTTTCCAGGGCTTCTGCCTGGAAGCGTCGAGAATGTACCGGCGTGGCTCATCGATTCGTGGGGGAGCTATTACGAGGACACCGTGCGTCCGGCGTTGTTCGATCCCAACAATGCCCGCAAACTGCGCCAACTTGTTGCGTTGACGCACACACCGTTCGATATGCTCGATTACCGCGCATCGCTGGAGAATTCGCTGAAGGACTTGCTGTGGTACAACGTATTCGCAACCAACGATGCAACTGCAAAGCTCGGAGGACTGCCCTTTGATAACCAGTCCCGCCGCTATGGCGGAGTGCCCGGGACGTTTCGATTAAACAGAGAGATTGCGCGGTATTCGGCGAGTGATTCGGCATTGGATGAGATCGCCGCGCATTACCAAACGTCCGGCCGGCTGGAGCGTCCATTGGTAAGCATACACACGCTGTGGGACCCGCAGGTGCCGTACACGCACATGGCCGCGTACCGCGCGAAGACGTTGCGCACGGGCAGCGCATCGCAATACACCCATATCCCCGTGGTGCGCTACGACCACTGCGAGTTCAAGGAGAGCGAGGTGTTGCTGGCGTTTGCGCTGCTGGTGCTGCGCGTAGAAGGTACCGATGCTGTGATTTCTCTCGCGCTGGACAGTAAACTCTCTTCGGTCCAAGAGAAGTCGGGATTTCGAGCGCTGGCCAAGCAGTATGGCCTCCCGCTCGAGCCGGCGCGCTGA
- a CDS encoding helix-turn-helix domain-containing protein: MSARLESLKQHWTPLRTVLTIRNERQYDVAVKHMNELLDEIGTNERHPLYGLLDTLGTLIHAYEEQHYTLPECSGSEMLAHFMEEHGLTQSDLPEVGSQGVVSEILNGKRDLNIRQIRALAKRFHVTPSVFV, encoded by the coding sequence ATGAGTGCCCGCCTGGAAAGTCTCAAACAACACTGGACCCCGCTTCGCACCGTGTTGACGATTCGCAATGAGCGTCAATACGACGTGGCCGTAAAGCATATGAACGAGCTTCTCGACGAGATCGGGACCAACGAGCGCCACCCTTTGTATGGATTGCTGGACACCTTGGGCACGCTGATCCACGCGTACGAAGAACAGCATTATACGCTGCCTGAGTGTTCGGGATCGGAAATGTTAGCGCATTTCATGGAAGAACACGGTCTGACCCAATCGGATTTGCCTGAAGTCGGATCGCAAGGTGTGGTTTCCGAGATTCTGAACGGAAAACGAGATCTCAATATCCGCCAAATCCGCGCGCTAGCCAAGCGCTTCCACGTCACTCCGTCCGTCTTCGTGTAG
- a CDS encoding type II toxin-antitoxin system HigB family toxin: MILPRLDAHLSRFLACSVRGNDGKGLLFPSADIVDHWIVFNIGGNKYRLIASIHFNRYRVYVRHVLTHKEYDRGAWKQ, from the coding sequence CTGATCCTGCCAAGGCTAGACGCACATCTTAGCAGATTTCTGGCGTGTTCCGTGCGCGGCAATGACGGAAAGGGACTCTTGTTTCCGTCCGCGGATATAGTCGATCATTGGATTGTCTTCAATATCGGCGGCAACAAATATCGCTTGATTGCGTCGATTCATTTCAATCGATACAGAGTGTATGTTCGCCATGTGCTCACGCACAAGGAATACGATCGAGGAGCCTGGAAACAATGA
- a CDS encoding alpha/beta fold hydrolase, with amino-acid sequence MTVAIVVLAIALALVSAGLAFHIYLSALHDRCHEPVLAAEIHTVVTEDGWTLFLHRRRPAGGGGEPVFLCHGLATNHFNFMLPPHASISDALVEAGYDCWIVDLRACRSAVPAPGVNRLKATVDDLLLRDIPAALGHIAKTTGYDKVHWVGHSMGGMLLYAYELQFGNARVASAVTLGAPIGFAGVRHKSHSFLVAIAPYVHRFMANSFKALAPLLNKRVYKYRWLPIDWDNTDPRIGTAEIYHAMELPLPLIGGQMNHWASTQTWTMCDGALDVQARLHELQTPLLIVLGRSDPFIPQNRARAFFDALPNPDKKMLVLSKENGYSADYNHIDLAVSTHNAEEVQRPIVEWIQAHPIRMQAPEAHSADARTATPKKRGSAPKKTAAKATAARSATKVRPAAKNKAKSQAKPTAKAKTKTKTKARTGRKKS; translated from the coding sequence ATGACCGTAGCGATTGTTGTACTCGCGATAGCTCTGGCCTTGGTATCAGCCGGTCTCGCCTTTCACATCTACCTGAGCGCACTCCATGATCGGTGTCACGAGCCGGTGTTGGCCGCGGAAATCCACACGGTCGTTACGGAAGACGGTTGGACCCTCTTTCTGCACCGGCGCAGGCCGGCCGGTGGCGGTGGAGAACCGGTATTTCTGTGCCACGGCTTGGCGACAAACCACTTCAATTTCATGCTGCCGCCGCACGCTTCTATCAGCGACGCACTGGTGGAGGCCGGGTACGATTGCTGGATCGTTGATTTGCGCGCGTGCCGGTCCGCGGTGCCCGCGCCGGGTGTCAACCGGCTTAAGGCTACAGTCGACGATTTGTTATTGCGCGACATCCCGGCGGCGCTCGGTCACATCGCAAAGACGACGGGCTACGACAAGGTGCACTGGGTCGGCCATTCCATGGGCGGCATGCTGCTCTACGCTTACGAATTGCAGTTTGGCAATGCGCGGGTTGCCAGCGCGGTGACACTCGGCGCGCCCATCGGGTTTGCCGGTGTGCGACACAAGAGTCATTCGTTTTTGGTGGCGATTGCCCCGTACGTTCACCGATTCATGGCAAATTCGTTCAAGGCGCTCGCGCCGCTGCTCAACAAGCGGGTGTATAAATACCGCTGGCTTCCAATCGATTGGGACAATACCGATCCACGCATCGGCACCGCCGAAATCTACCACGCCATGGAATTGCCGCTTCCGCTCATCGGCGGGCAAATGAACCATTGGGCGTCCACGCAGACATGGACCATGTGCGATGGAGCGCTTGACGTGCAAGCACGTTTGCACGAGCTGCAGACTCCACTGCTCATCGTGTTGGGGCGGTCCGATCCGTTTATTCCGCAGAATCGGGCGCGCGCGTTCTTCGACGCGCTTCCTAATCCAGACAAGAAGATGTTGGTGCTCTCTAAAGAGAACGGATATTCCGCCGACTACAACCACATCGATCTGGCGGTATCGACCCACAATGCCGAAGAGGTGCAGCGCCCCATCGTCGAGTGGATTCAAGCGCATCCTATTCGCATGCAAGCGCCGGAGGCGCATTCCGCGGATGCCCGCACTGCAACGCCGAAGAAACGGGGGTCCGCTCCAAAGAAGACGGCTGCAAAGGCCACCGCGGCTCGAAGCGCCACAAAAGTGCGGCCAGCAGCTAAGAACAAGGCAAAGTCCCAGGCGAAGCCAACGGCCAAGGCAAAGACCAAGACTAAAACAAAGGCAAGAACAGGGAGAAAGAAGTCATGA
- a CDS encoding phospholipid carrier-dependent glycosyltransferase, with protein MSIPEAESSERPLRLSMVLPVLIPWAVVLGIAVAGIDFGEHFDEHYMIESVERTIDREVLLPGFYNYPSMLYSLCLAALLPDATATLAQNPGLGRERIDALKPIALEKIHTKGYTLRARVVSAFVSSLAVVWVYLLVLVWRRKWGEALLAAGLMASSWEVGYHLRYIAVDAVMMQFGALVMLLVVAYLRYPAQRWLLWAAAIAAGFATSTKYPGGLLILPVLAADAMTWSGRGDWAKRATRLVLLGVTFAAAYLVITPGTVLEPIKFIGNVSYEFKHYKGGHFGHTVAPGPQHFMKILRYDTLDMLSPYKAIASAFFVLSVAGAICALRKTPKIAALYIALPVLYTLYFTMQRVMFVRNLTLAAPFLAVCAAMGVGALWAMWSNKVWRGALAAACSAAVIASVVWQAEAVSTIRDRNTVRFLRDALAYADAHPNERIFTPAITHERLAAVRASLPSNLVTDTASATQALFIWTDGFPDGWQTFPANIPRDVVAWFGPKATNFPYATAWPEEMIVVTPIAWAREHGVRGITP; from the coding sequence ATGTCGATTCCAGAAGCCGAATCGTCCGAGAGGCCGTTGCGCCTGTCTATGGTGCTCCCGGTGCTGATTCCGTGGGCGGTTGTGTTGGGCATTGCCGTTGCTGGAATCGATTTTGGCGAACACTTCGACGAGCACTACATGATCGAAAGCGTGGAACGGACCATCGATCGTGAAGTGCTGCTGCCGGGGTTCTACAACTATCCGTCGATGCTGTATTCGCTGTGTCTGGCGGCGCTGCTGCCGGACGCGACGGCAACGCTCGCGCAGAATCCGGGGCTGGGACGCGAACGCATCGACGCGCTGAAACCGATTGCGTTGGAGAAGATTCATACGAAGGGCTACACGCTGCGGGCGCGTGTCGTGAGCGCGTTTGTGTCGTCGCTGGCGGTGGTGTGGGTGTATCTGCTTGTGCTCGTGTGGCGCAGGAAGTGGGGCGAGGCGTTGCTGGCGGCGGGCCTGATGGCAAGCTCGTGGGAAGTGGGGTATCACCTTCGGTACATCGCCGTCGACGCGGTGATGATGCAATTCGGCGCGCTGGTCATGCTGCTGGTCGTGGCGTATCTGCGGTATCCCGCGCAACGCTGGTTGCTGTGGGCGGCGGCCATTGCGGCGGGATTTGCGACATCGACAAAGTATCCCGGCGGGTTACTCATTTTACCCGTGCTGGCGGCAGACGCGATGACGTGGTCCGGGCGCGGAGATTGGGCGAAACGCGCGACGCGATTGGTGTTGCTGGGCGTGACGTTTGCCGCCGCATACTTGGTCATAACGCCGGGCACGGTGCTGGAACCGATTAAGTTCATCGGGAATGTTTCCTACGAGTTCAAACACTACAAAGGCGGACACTTCGGGCATACCGTCGCGCCAGGGCCGCAGCATTTCATGAAGATTCTGCGCTACGACACGCTCGATATGCTGTCGCCCTACAAGGCGATTGCGTCGGCGTTTTTCGTGTTGTCGGTGGCTGGCGCCATCTGCGCGTTGCGTAAGACGCCGAAGATTGCCGCGCTGTATATTGCACTGCCGGTGCTCTACACGTTGTATTTCACAATGCAGCGCGTGATGTTCGTCCGCAACCTGACCTTGGCGGCCCCGTTTCTGGCGGTGTGCGCGGCGATGGGCGTAGGCGCGTTGTGGGCAATGTGGAGCAACAAGGTGTGGCGAGGCGCGCTGGCGGCGGCGTGCAGCGCGGCAGTGATCGCAAGCGTGGTGTGGCAGGCGGAAGCTGTCAGCACGATACGCGACCGAAACACGGTTCGCTTTCTGCGCGATGCGCTGGCGTATGCCGATGCGCATCCAAACGAGCGCATCTTCACACCCGCGATCACCCACGAACGCCTGGCGGCAGTGCGTGCGAGTTTGCCGTCGAATCTAGTCACTGATACGGCTTCCGCCACGCAGGCCCTATTCATCTGGACCGACGGCTTTCCCGATGGATGGCAGACGTTTCCGGCGAATATCCCGCGCGATGTGGTGGCGTGGTTTGGGCCCAAGGCGACGAACTTTCCGTATGCAACGGCATGGCCGGAAGAAATGATTGTGGTGACGCCAATCGCCTGGGCGCGGGAGCATGGGGTGCGCGGCATAACACCATGA
- a CDS encoding biopolymer transporter ExbD, producing MATRQSGKKSLISEINITPLTDVFLVLLVIVIIAAPAATSTRQDIKLPEIAKGVGQNSEWPTIEVGADGTMYMDGDSIQESALAERITARITDKKEKAIVIRGDASSRSKAVLSVLRAAQQAGCEQAYIMGVAGEEANALAIPAAPEATPPVANPEKPEAPKTP from the coding sequence ATGGCTACGCGACAAAGCGGTAAGAAATCGCTGATTAGCGAAATCAATATCACGCCGCTCACCGACGTGTTCCTGGTCCTGTTGGTGATTGTGATCATTGCAGCTCCTGCAGCCACGAGCACCCGGCAAGACATCAAGCTGCCGGAGATCGCCAAGGGCGTCGGCCAGAATTCCGAATGGCCCACTATTGAAGTAGGCGCAGACGGAACGATGTACATGGATGGAGACTCCATTCAGGAAAGCGCCCTCGCGGAGCGCATCACGGCGCGCATCACCGACAAAAAAGAAAAGGCCATCGTCATCAGAGGCGACGCATCATCGCGAAGCAAAGCGGTTCTGTCCGTATTGCGCGCGGCACAACAAGCCGGTTGCGAACAGGCGTACATCATGGGCGTAGCCGGTGAAGAAGCGAATGCCTTGGCCATCCCTGCCGCTCCCGAAGCAACGCCGCCGGTCGCCAATCCCGAAAAGCCCGAGGCGCCGAAGACACCATGA